The Actinoplanes sp. N902-109 genomic interval CGCGAGGGCGACTACATCCTCAACGGCCGGTCTGTCCGCAGTGAGGCGATCGACTGCCCGGTCGGCAGCACCGCGTCGATCTGTGCGGGCAACCCGGCCGCGGGCACCGGTGGCTACACGTACGGCGACTACGGCAAGATCTCCTCGCGCAACGCCCCGGAGATCCACGCGGACGGGGAGATCTGGGCCCAGACGCTCTGGGACCTGCGCCGGGCGCTCGGCAGCCGTACGTCGCTCTCCCTGGTCACCCGGGCGATGGAGCTGGCGCCGGCCGATCCCTCCTTCCTGGACATGCGCGACGCGATCCTGCTGGCTGACCGGGTGGCCGGCAACGGCCGTGCCCAGGACGGGATCTGGCAGGTCTTCGCCGCCCGCGGCATGGGCGTCGCCGCGAGTACGGACGGCTCGGCCGACGTCACACCGACCGAGGACTTCACCGTTCCACGGTCGTGAGCCGGCGACGCCCGGGTAAGGGCGTTCGGGGCAGCCGCGACCTGTTCGACCGGCTGCCCCGCACGTTCGCCGGCTCGCGCCTGCCGCTCGCGTACGTGAAGCTGAAACTCGCGCACGTGAGGGTGAAACCAGCGTAGGTGTCCCGGCGGATCAGCCGCGCCGGGCCCGGTCCGGCCGCAGCCGGGTCACTTGTTCCTGCAGGCTGTGCAGGTCGCCGCGCAGCCGTTCCGGGCCGCCGTCCTGCAACGAGGTCAGCACCTGCTCGGCATCCCCGTACGCCCGCCAAGCCCCGCTGGCGTCCTCGGCCGATACCAGCAGCTCGGACAGGACGCGCAGCGCGGTGAAACGGTTGGGTCCCTGGTGCATCTCCCCGGCCGACTCCGCGGCCTGGCGCAGCTGGTCCATGGCATCCTCGACCCGGCCGACCGAGGCCAGGTTGCGCGCTATGACGACGCGAGTGGAGATGTCCTCGTGCTGGTATTCGAGCCGGCGGTTGAGGGCGAGCGTTCGTTGCGTCGCCCGTTCCGCCTCCTCGTGCCGGCCGAGCCGGATCAGTGACTGGCCCTGGCAGTCCAAGCAGCGCAATTCCGCCCGGATGTCGCCGGTGCTGCGGGTGAGGGCGAGGGCCTCCTCGCTCGCTGCCAGGGCCAGGTCGTGCCGGCCAAGCGTGGTGTGCACGGCGTGCAGGTCCGTGAAGACGGCCGCCTGTTCGGCGGGCATGCCATGGGCGGCGAAGATGTCCCGCGCCCCGCCCAGCAGTTCGAGAGCTTCCTCGTTGGCGCCCGCGTACCACCGCGCACCGGCCAGGCTGCGCAGGACGTGTCCCTCCCCGATCTCGTCGGAGCGCTCACGGGTGTCGCGCAGCGCGTAGCGCATCACGTCTTCCCAGTCGGCGAAGAACCCTTGCCACGCCAGGTACTGCTGCATGGTCAAGGCGAGGTGCCAGGGCACGATCCCGTACCCGAGCCCGGCCGCAAGCAGCACGGCCTCCTTGAGTACGCCGCGGTGACGGTCGAACCAGTCCAGCGCCTCCTGGTAGGAGGCGGGCTCCTCGGCGGCCACCCCGGCCGGCGGGGCCGGAAGCTCGACGGAGGCGCGGTTCACCGCGAGCAGTCGCCGGGCGTTCGCGGCGCTGTGCAGGTAATGCTGCAACAGCCGACTGATCGCCGCCTGTTGCTCTGCCGCCGGCTCGTTGGCCGACAGGAGTTCCTTGGCGTACGACTTGACCAGCACGTGCGACGAGTAGATGCCGTCGCTGTCCTCGTCGATGAGCGCCGCCTCGGCGAGCTCGGTCAGTTCGTCGCGAACTTGCCGCCGGTCCCGACCGGCCAGGCTGACAGCCGCGTCCACGCTGATGCCGGGTGTCAAAGCCATCGCGAGCAACCTGAAGAGGCGAGCTGCGCCTGGTGTGAGCTGCCGGTAGGACCACGAGAAGGCGGTGCGCGGGTTGCTCACCCCACCACGACCGGGGAAGGCATCGAGTCGGCTCGAGTCGTCGCGCAGCGCGGCGGCCACCGTGTTCAGCGAGAGCTGGGGCCGGGCGCTGAGCTGGGCTGCGATGACGGCCAGCGCCAGGGGTAGCCGACCGCATGATTCGATCAGCTGATCCAGCGTCTCGGCGTGGATCCCGTCGGTGAGCTCCCGGTTGCGTCCGCGGGCGAGCCGGGCCAGGAGCAGCTGCCGGGCCTCGCCCGGCGTGGGCAGGTCGGCCCTCAGCAGGTGGGCACCGTCGGAGGCGGCGAGGCCGACGAGCGGACGTCGGCTGGTGATCAGCACGAGGCTGTGCGCCGAGTTGGGCAGCAGGGGGCGTACCTGAGACGGGTCACGGACATTGTCGAGCAGGACCAGGATCCGCTGGCCGGCGGTGAGGCTGCGGTAGGTCCCGGCCAGGGCGTCGAAGCCGTCCGGGATCTCGGAGGCCGGAATTCCCAGGGAGTAGAGCATGAACCGTAGTGCGTCGCCGGCGGAGACCCCATCGTCGTCGTGCCCGCGCATGTCGAGGTAGAGCTGGCCATCGGTGTAGTCGCCGGCCAGCAGGTGAGCGACCTGGCTGACCAGGGTCGACTTGCCAACCCCGCCCATACCGTCAACGGCGATCACCAGGGGGCTGATGGATGAGTCCGTCCGCGACCTGGTGCACAGCTCGCGCAGCGTCTTGATCTCCGCGTCGCGCCCGACGAACAACGGATGGCCGGGCGGCAACTGGGCCGGGCGTACGAAGGTCCGGGATCGTCCGGCCGCGACCGCGAGTTGCTCGGCCGGGGTGACGGGTGCGGACACCGCCTGGGTGAGCACCTGATGGTGCGCCTTGCGCAGCAGCGGACTGGGATCGATGCCCAACTCGTCGGCGAGCCGGCCGCGGATGGTCTGGTAGACGGTGAGCGCCTCGGCCTGGCAGCCGACGGCGGCCAACGTCGTGATCAACGCGGCGTGCACCGGCTCGTTGAGCTGACCGATCTCCGCGGCCAGCCGGATCGGGGCGAGCACCTCCGCAGCCCGGCCCGTCTTCGCCGCCAGTTCAGCGGCGCGGATGGCGGCGGCGAAGAATTCCTCGTCGACCGCGGCGAACACGGCTTGGGCCATCGTGCTGTCGGCCAGGGAATCACCGGAGGAACCGTGCCACAGGCGCAGGGCCTTGATCTGGTGATCGAGTGCCGCGGCGGGTTCGCCGTTCCCCGCACTTCTTCCGGCCGCGCCGATCAGCTCGCGGAATGCGGCCAGATCCAGGACATCGGGGCCGCCCGCGAACTGGTATCCGGTGCCGTGCGGCACCAGAAAGGATCCACTCGTGCGTGCCCGCAGGTCAGGCTCGAAGATCCGGCGCAGGGCCCCGACGTACTTGTGGATGATGTTCACCGCGCTGGCGGGCGCCTCGTCCTCCCACATGAGGTCGATCAGGTCAGCAATGCTGGCCGGCTGGCCGCCGCGGACCGCCAGCAGTGCCAGCAGGCGTCGTTGCTGGCGCGGGCCGGCGTCAATTTCCACCCCGTCACGCCAGAGCCGCAGCGGCCCGGCGACCTGTAGCCACAGCCCGGCTGTCACGTGCCGCGACCAGTGCTCGTCATAGGCACAGTTTAGTCATAGGGGTTGGTGACTGTGGACTGCCGAAATATGATCGAGCAAACATCGGCCGGCGACACTCCGGAATGTCGGAGCGAGCCGCCGGCAGCATTCGGTGTACCGCTTGGCAGTCGGCCGCGCAGACTGTGAAAACCGGGCGGCCGGGACCCCGTCGGCGGTCTCGGTGTCACGAACTGTCAATGGAAATCCGATAGGGTGCGCGGGTGTCTGACTCCGATGCCCGTGTCATCGCCGGTCGGTACCGTCTCGTGCGCCAGCTCGGTCAGGGCGGCATGGGTCGTGTCTGGGCGGCATGGGACGAGTTGCTTCAGCGTGACATAGCGCTCAAGGAATTGTTGCTGCCGCGCGGCATGTCCGACTCCGAGGTCCGGGACGTGAATGACCGGGCGTTGCGCGAAGCTCGGGCCATCGCCAAACTGGCGCATCCCAACATCGTGCGGTTCTTCGACGTCGTGCAGGACGACGGTCTGCCATGGATCGTCATGGAGCTCGTGGAGTCGCGGTCGCTGCACGACATCGTCCTGCAGGACGGCCCGTTGCCGCCCGAGCGGGTGGCCCGCATCGGGCTGGATCTGCTTGCCGCACTGCGCGCGGCACATGCCGACGGGGTGCTGCACCGGGACGTGAAACCGGCGAACGTCCTGATAACCGAGAGCGGACGAGTGGTGCTCGCCGACTTCGGACTGGTCGCGCTGATCGGCGAATCCGCGCTCACGACCACCGGAGTGGTGCTCGGATCTCCCTCTTTCATGGCACCGGAGCAGGCACTCGACCTGCCGACCAGTGCTGCTTCGGACCTGTGGTCGCTCGGCGCCACCATGTATCTGGCCGTCGAGGATCAACCGCCCTACCAGCGCCGGTCACCGGTGGCGACCCTGGCCGCGCTCACGACCGAACCACCGCGTCCGGCCCGGCAGGCCGGGCCGCTCGCCGAGGTGCTTGACGGGCTTCTGCGCAAGGATCCTGAGCAGCGGCTCACCGCCGACGCCACAGAACAATTGCTGCGTGTTGCGGCGGGTCTGGTCGAGGCTGACACCGTCACGGCCGGACCGGTGACGCGGTCCCCAGCTGCAACGCCAACGTCGTTGGAAGCGCCGCACCGGACGCGCGGCCGGAGCCGCATGGTGCTGTGGACACTGAGCGCGCTGATCCTCGTCGGCCTGCTGATCCCTGCGGCGCTGCTGCGTACCGTCATGGACATCGACACCGCGAGTTCCTCGGGCAAGGACATCAACCCGGCACCGGCACTGCCGGGTTCGCCTTCGCCGTCGGCCCGGAGCAGCGCCAGCAGCGGCACGAAAGGCAGCGGTCCGAACCTGACGCACTACCTGATCGTGACGCTGCGCGCCAAGGCCAACGGGCGCTTCGCCGGCGCCGACGATGGCGGAGTGTCTCCCTTGGTGGCTCTGGTGAATGTTGCGGGAACCTGGGAGGCGTTCGAGGAGATCGACCTGGGTAACGGCGACGTGGCGCTGCGTGCGGGGGTCAACAGCAAATATGTGACGGCATCGGAGGGGCCCTCGTCACGGCTGATCGCCAACAGCACCAAGATCTCCACCGCGCAGACGTTTCACCTCGTCGACAACCATGACGGCACCGTCTCGATCCTGGCGCGATCCAATGGTAAATACGTGACGGTGCCATCGGAGACCGGCGAACCCCTGACCAACACCCAAACCGCGATCGGCACAGCCGAGAAGTTCACCCGAACGGTTATCGGTGAGGTGAAATGAGGTTGATCATCGTGAAATCCAGCGGAAGCCGGAAATCTTCGCCGGTCATTCGCCATCGACAGAGAAATACTCTGGTTCAGAAA includes:
- a CDS encoding BTAD domain-containing putative transcriptional regulator, which gives rise to MTAGLWLQVAGPLRLWRDGVEIDAGPRQQRRLLALLAVRGGQPASIADLIDLMWEDEAPASAVNIIHKYVGALRRIFEPDLRARTSGSFLVPHGTGYQFAGGPDVLDLAAFRELIGAAGRSAGNGEPAAALDHQIKALRLWHGSSGDSLADSTMAQAVFAAVDEEFFAAAIRAAELAAKTGRAAEVLAPIRLAAEIGQLNEPVHAALITTLAAVGCQAEALTVYQTIRGRLADELGIDPSPLLRKAHHQVLTQAVSAPVTPAEQLAVAAGRSRTFVRPAQLPPGHPLFVGRDAEIKTLRELCTRSRTDSSISPLVIAVDGMGGVGKSTLVSQVAHLLAGDYTDGQLYLDMRGHDDDGVSAGDALRFMLYSLGIPASEIPDGFDALAGTYRSLTAGQRILVLLDNVRDPSQVRPLLPNSAHSLVLITSRRPLVGLAASDGAHLLRADLPTPGEARQLLLARLARGRNRELTDGIHAETLDQLIESCGRLPLALAVIAAQLSARPQLSLNTVAAALRDDSSRLDAFPGRGGVSNPRTAFSWSYRQLTPGAARLFRLLAMALTPGISVDAAVSLAGRDRRQVRDELTELAEAALIDEDSDGIYSSHVLVKSYAKELLSANEPAAEQQAAISRLLQHYLHSAANARRLLAVNRASVELPAPPAGVAAEEPASYQEALDWFDRHRGVLKEAVLLAAGLGYGIVPWHLALTMQQYLAWQGFFADWEDVMRYALRDTRERSDEIGEGHVLRSLAGARWYAGANEEALELLGGARDIFAAHGMPAEQAAVFTDLHAVHTTLGRHDLALAASEEALALTRSTGDIRAELRCLDCQGQSLIRLGRHEEAERATQRTLALNRRLEYQHEDISTRVVIARNLASVGRVEDAMDQLRQAAESAGEMHQGPNRFTALRVLSELLVSAEDASGAWRAYGDAEQVLTSLQDGGPERLRGDLHSLQEQVTRLRPDRARRG
- a CDS encoding serine/threonine-protein kinase; amino-acid sequence: MSDSDARVIAGRYRLVRQLGQGGMGRVWAAWDELLQRDIALKELLLPRGMSDSEVRDVNDRALREARAIAKLAHPNIVRFFDVVQDDGLPWIVMELVESRSLHDIVLQDGPLPPERVARIGLDLLAALRAAHADGVLHRDVKPANVLITESGRVVLADFGLVALIGESALTTTGVVLGSPSFMAPEQALDLPTSAASDLWSLGATMYLAVEDQPPYQRRSPVATLAALTTEPPRPARQAGPLAEVLDGLLRKDPEQRLTADATEQLLRVAAGLVEADTVTAGPVTRSPAATPTSLEAPHRTRGRSRMVLWTLSALILVGLLIPAALLRTVMDIDTASSSGKDINPAPALPGSPSPSARSSASSGTKGSGPNLTHYLIVTLRAKANGRFAGADDGGVSPLVALVNVAGTWEAFEEIDLGNGDVALRAGVNSKYVTASEGPSSRLIANSTKISTAQTFHLVDNHDGTVSILARSNGKYVTVPSETGEPLTNTQTAIGTAEKFTRTVIGEVK